From Deinococcus aquaticus, one genomic window encodes:
- a CDS encoding c-type cytochrome, with product MSGSRTGPPAAPHAGPPAGSLTSPEDRWFTRRQVTAFMTVLALAAALGTAAYQAGERLAGTAGGAVVTAATGTVPDGGALYAGNCAGCHGADAGGALGPALSAPAGWSAAGFTQAVLHGRTPDGRTLSAVMPRFDAAGLDGSAPTQAQLNAIQAYLNTRP from the coding sequence GTGAGCGGCTCACGTACCGGCCCGCCCGCCGCCCCCCACGCTGGTCCCCCCGCCGGCTCACTGACCAGCCCCGAGGACCGCTGGTTCACCCGCCGGCAGGTCACGGCCTTCATGACCGTGCTGGCCCTGGCCGCCGCGCTGGGCACCGCCGCGTACCAGGCGGGAGAACGGCTGGCCGGTACCGCCGGCGGGGCGGTCGTCACGGCCGCCACCGGCACCGTCCCCGACGGCGGCGCGCTGTACGCCGGGAACTGCGCCGGTTGCCACGGCGCGGACGCCGGGGGAGCCCTCGGCCCGGCCCTGAGTGCCCCGGCCGGCTGGAGCGCCGCGGGGTTCACGCAGGCCGTTCTGCACGGCCGCACCCCGGACGGCCGCACCCTGAGCGCCGTGATGCCCCGCTTCGACGCCGCAGGCCTGGACGGCTCGGCCCCCACCCAGGCGCAACTGAACGCCATTCAGGCCTACCTGAACACCCGGCCCTGA
- the tig gene encoding trigger factor, translating into MAELISREGNKVEFKVSVPAAEVNRAYDQVWSGLARDVRVPGFRPGKAPRKVIEGRVGKGYVEQEVRDRLLETHYSQAARELKLSLVDANIDPQPLKSGQSFEFTVKGETYPEVSLGDWSGLSLTAAAPEITDEVLDRTLNDLQERNATFDDADRAIEASDQVTIEEQGEDGGTYPVYLDVAEAHVRDALLGKNKGDTVEITVPAHQHGDHEHAEHTVTVKIMDVKTKKLQELDDEFAKSLNFDSLERLRTDLKGELERRAQQEGEAGRREEFINHLVEGMTADIPQALLDRRREAMQAEIQDDLGRQGVKWGEYETFMKEQGKLDEFMADLGKNAETRVKRDLALERLAEDLKVEVSDAEFNQTMMALAQANGLSPADLSKQLGPNGINSYYTSLIREKALQQAIAQLAGGQTEAAADEASAEASTEESSTEAAE; encoded by the coding sequence ATGGCAGAGCTGATCAGCAGAGAAGGCAACAAGGTGGAATTCAAGGTGTCGGTGCCGGCCGCCGAAGTGAACCGTGCATACGACCAGGTGTGGTCCGGACTGGCGCGCGACGTGCGCGTTCCCGGCTTCCGCCCGGGCAAGGCGCCCCGCAAGGTCATCGAGGGCCGCGTCGGGAAGGGTTACGTCGAGCAGGAAGTGCGTGACCGTCTGCTGGAAACCCACTACTCCCAGGCTGCCCGTGAACTGAAACTCAGCCTCGTGGACGCCAACATCGACCCGCAGCCCCTGAAGAGCGGTCAGTCCTTCGAGTTCACCGTGAAGGGCGAAACCTACCCCGAAGTGAGCCTGGGCGACTGGAGCGGCCTGAGCCTGACGGCCGCCGCGCCCGAGATCACCGACGAGGTCCTGGACCGCACCCTGAATGACCTGCAGGAGCGCAACGCGACCTTCGACGACGCCGACCGCGCCATTGAGGCCAGCGATCAGGTGACCATCGAGGAGCAGGGCGAGGATGGCGGCACGTACCCCGTGTACCTGGACGTCGCCGAGGCGCACGTGCGCGACGCGCTGCTGGGCAAGAACAAGGGTGACACCGTGGAAATCACGGTGCCCGCCCACCAGCACGGCGACCACGAGCACGCCGAGCACACCGTGACCGTGAAGATCATGGACGTGAAGACCAAGAAGCTGCAGGAACTGGACGACGAGTTCGCCAAGAGCCTGAACTTCGACTCGCTGGAGCGCCTGCGCACCGACCTGAAGGGTGAACTGGAACGCCGCGCGCAGCAGGAAGGCGAGGCCGGCCGCCGCGAGGAGTTCATCAACCACCTGGTCGAGGGCATGACCGCCGACATTCCCCAGGCGCTGCTGGACCGCCGCCGCGAGGCCATGCAGGCCGAGATTCAGGACGACCTGGGCCGCCAGGGCGTCAAGTGGGGCGAGTACGAGACCTTCATGAAGGAGCAGGGCAAGCTCGACGAGTTCATGGCGGACCTCGGCAAGAACGCCGAGACCCGCGTGAAGCGCGACCTGGCCCTGGAGCGCCTGGCCGAGGACCTGAAGGTTGAGGTGAGCGACGCCGAGTTCAACCAGACCATGATGGCCCTGGCGCAGGCGAACGGCCTGAGCCCCGCCGACCTGAGCAAGCAGCTCGGGCCGAACGGCATCAACTCGTACTACACCAGCCTGATCCGTGAGAAGGCGCTGCAGCAGGCCATCGCGCAGCTGGCGGGCGGTCAGACCGAAGCCGCTGCCGATGAGGCCAGCGCGGAAGCCAGCACCGAAGAGAGCAGCACGGAAGCCGCCGAGTAA
- a CDS encoding beta-ketoacyl-ACP synthase III, with protein MSDPAARPSLGITALGMYVPERIVPNAEFEARIDTNADWIESRTGIRERRFAAPEQFTSDVGVMAVRNMLERDPQALQGVDAIICATVSPDALMPSTAALIGMQVGLVGAAAFDLSTACSGFVYGLSVAQGLIMSGAARRVLVVGAEALSKIVDQDDRNTAILFGDGAGAAVVGPVPAGYGFQEFVMGADGNGGSSLYLRCVAPTLPGGFDMGHSVGMNGREVFKFAVRVLGESGAQVLAKSGLTSADVDWVIPHQANVRIIEAAMDRFGLPMERAVVNLDRYGNTSSATVPMALDEAVQDGRVQDGQQLLLIAFGGGLSWVAGTMKWWGGAPSLNPAQAVEVSA; from the coding sequence ATGAGTGACCCCGCCGCCCGCCCCAGCCTCGGCATCACTGCGTTGGGCATGTACGTGCCAGAACGCATCGTGCCCAACGCGGAATTCGAGGCCCGCATCGACACCAACGCCGACTGGATCGAGTCCCGCACCGGCATCCGCGAACGCCGCTTCGCCGCGCCGGAACAGTTCACGTCCGACGTGGGCGTCATGGCCGTGCGCAACATGCTGGAGCGCGATCCGCAGGCCCTTCAGGGCGTGGACGCCATCATCTGCGCCACCGTCAGCCCCGACGCGCTGATGCCCTCGACTGCCGCCCTGATCGGCATGCAGGTCGGTCTGGTGGGCGCGGCCGCCTTCGATCTGAGCACCGCGTGCAGCGGCTTCGTGTACGGCCTGAGCGTTGCGCAGGGCCTGATCATGAGCGGCGCGGCCCGCCGCGTCCTCGTCGTGGGCGCCGAGGCCCTCAGCAAGATCGTGGACCAGGACGACCGCAACACCGCGATCCTGTTCGGGGACGGCGCGGGCGCGGCCGTGGTCGGCCCGGTCCCCGCCGGGTACGGTTTCCAGGAATTCGTGATGGGCGCCGACGGCAACGGCGGGTCCAGCCTGTACCTGCGCTGCGTGGCGCCCACCCTGCCCGGCGGCTTCGACATGGGCCACTCGGTCGGCATGAACGGCCGCGAGGTCTTCAAGTTCGCGGTGCGCGTGCTGGGCGAGAGCGGCGCGCAGGTGCTCGCCAAGAGCGGCCTGACCAGCGCCGACGTGGACTGGGTCATTCCGCACCAGGCGAACGTGCGCATTATCGAGGCGGCCATGGACCGCTTCGGGCTGCCCATGGAGCGCGCCGTCGTGAACCTCGACCGCTACGGCAACACCAGTTCCGCGACCGTGCCCATGGCCCTCGACGAGGCCGTGCAGGACGGCCGCGTGCAGGACGGCCAGCAACTGCTGCTGATCGCGTTCGGCGGCGGCCTGAGCTGGGTGGCGGGCACCATGAAATGGTGGGGCGGCGCGCCCAGCCTGAACCCCGCACAGGCCGTCGAGGTGAGCGCATGA
- the fabD gene encoding ACP S-malonyltransferase → MKIAALFPGQGSHSVGMGADLTAAFPEAAEVYTQVEHVLPGLRALIESGPLDDLTLTANQQPALVAASVAAYRAWRAQTGLTPAFAAGHSLGEYSALVAADALSLGDALRLTRRRGELMQAAVPVGAGAMSAVMGDPAVVQEVCAATDGVQPANFNAPTQTVISGTKEGVEAANAALKARGLKAIPLKVSAPFHCPLMDPAASGLAPDLQTTAFAPPAFPVYANVTAQPNTDPTALPGLLTEQITGAVRWVETIQALAAAGADVFIEFGPGTVLTGLIKRILPDARTINVGTAAQVQDFTL, encoded by the coding sequence ATGAAGATCGCCGCACTGTTCCCCGGTCAGGGCAGCCACAGCGTCGGCATGGGCGCTGACCTGACCGCCGCGTTCCCCGAGGCTGCCGAGGTCTACACGCAGGTCGAGCACGTCCTGCCGGGCCTGCGCGCCCTGATCGAGTCCGGCCCACTGGACGACCTGACCCTGACCGCCAACCAGCAGCCCGCCCTGGTGGCCGCCAGCGTCGCCGCGTACCGTGCGTGGCGCGCGCAGACCGGCCTGACACCCGCGTTCGCTGCCGGGCACTCGCTGGGCGAGTACTCCGCACTGGTCGCTGCCGACGCCCTGAGCCTCGGGGACGCCCTGCGCCTGACCCGCCGGCGCGGCGAACTGATGCAGGCCGCCGTGCCGGTCGGCGCAGGCGCCATGAGCGCCGTCATGGGCGACCCGGCCGTCGTCCAGGAGGTCTGCGCCGCCACTGACGGTGTGCAGCCCGCCAACTTCAACGCGCCCACCCAAACCGTCATCAGCGGCACGAAAGAAGGCGTGGAAGCCGCGAACGCCGCCCTCAAGGCACGCGGCCTGAAAGCCATCCCCCTGAAGGTCAGCGCGCCCTTCCACTGCCCCCTGATGGACCCCGCCGCCAGCGGCCTCGCCCCGGACCTCCAGACGACCGCGTTCGCGCCGCCCGCCTTCCCGGTGTATGCGAACGTGACCGCCCAGCCGAACACCGACCCCACCGCCCTGCCCGGCCTGCTGACCGAACAGATCACCGGCGCCGTCCGCTGGGTCGAGACCATCCAAGCCCTCGCGGCGGCCGGCGCGGACGTGTTCATCGAATTCGGCCCCGGCACCGTCCTGACCGGCCTGATCAAGCGCATCCTGCCCGACGCCCGCACCATCAACGTCGGCACGGCCGCGCAGGTGCAGGACTTCACGCTGTGA
- the fabG gene encoding 3-oxoacyl-[acyl-carrier-protein] reductase, giving the protein MTETPRKVALITGSSRGLGRAMALKLAQDGFDVAVHYGRNADEARKVADEARASGVRAEVFGADLTVPANAGTLVETVIKDMGRLDVLVNNAGITRDNLAIRMKDEDWDAVIQTNLSSAFIACRAAIKHMMRARSGRIINIASVVGLTGNPGQANYVASKAGLIGLSKALAKEYGGRGITVNAVAPGFIESDMTAQLPENVQQGYLGSIPLARFGQPQEVAAVVAFLASDAAGYVTGQTIGVDGGLNPH; this is encoded by the coding sequence ATGACCGAAACCCCCCGTAAAGTCGCCCTGATCACCGGCAGCAGCCGTGGCCTGGGCCGCGCCATGGCCCTCAAACTCGCGCAGGACGGCTTCGATGTCGCCGTTCACTACGGCCGGAACGCTGACGAGGCCCGCAAGGTCGCCGACGAGGCCCGCGCCTCCGGCGTGCGCGCCGAGGTGTTCGGCGCCGACCTGACCGTGCCCGCCAACGCCGGGACGCTCGTCGAGACTGTCATCAAGGACATGGGCCGCCTGGACGTGCTGGTCAACAACGCCGGGATCACCCGCGACAACCTCGCCATCCGCATGAAAGACGAGGACTGGGACGCCGTCATCCAGACGAACCTGTCGAGCGCCTTCATTGCCTGCCGCGCCGCGATCAAGCACATGATGCGCGCCCGCTCGGGCCGGATCATCAACATCGCCAGCGTAGTCGGCCTGACCGGCAACCCCGGGCAGGCGAACTACGTGGCCAGCAAGGCCGGACTGATCGGCCTGAGCAAGGCGCTGGCCAAGGAGTACGGCGGGCGCGGCATCACCGTGAACGCTGTTGCACCCGGTTTCATCGAGAGCGACATGACCGCGCAACTGCCCGAGAACGTGCAGCAGGGGTACCTGGGCAGCATTCCCCTGGCGCGCTTCGGCCAGCCGCAAGAGGTCGCGGCGGTCGTGGCGTTCCTCGCCAGTGACGCCGCCGGGTACGTGACCGGGCAGACCATCGGCGTGGACGGCGGCCTGAACCCCCACTGA
- the acpP gene encoding acyl carrier protein, with product MATFDDVKDVIVDKLGVDGDKVVPEARFVEDLGADSLETVELIMGLEDKFGITISDEDAETIRTVQAAVDYIETKQ from the coding sequence ATGGCAACTTTTGATGATGTGAAAGACGTGATCGTTGACAAGCTCGGCGTGGACGGCGACAAGGTGGTTCCCGAGGCCCGCTTCGTGGAGGACCTGGGTGCCGACAGCCTCGAAACCGTGGAACTGATCATGGGTCTCGAAGACAAGTTCGGCATCACCATCAGTGATGAGGACGCCGAAACGATCCGCACGGTCCAGGCCGCCGTGGATTACATCGAGACCAAGCAGTAA
- the fabF gene encoding beta-ketoacyl-ACP synthase II, which produces MKRVVITGLGPVTPIGVGAQAYAQAQRAGKSGIATITHFDPADTASKIAGEVNDDLSPFVDPREARKLDRYVQLALAAAALAVQDSGLTEEQLRGEGTGTIVGSGIGGVKTFEDQAGVLHSRGAGRISPMFIPMMIANMATGHVAMRYGATGPSSTVVTACATGTGAIGDAARYIQLGLADTMIAGGSEAAITPIAIGGFSNMKALSTRNDEPQQASRPFSATRDGFVLGEGAGVVILEEYEKAVARGATIYAEIVGYGTSADAHHITTPAPEGRGAQVAMRMALRTAGVNPEQVGYINAHGTSTHFNDLHETQGIKHVFGKHAHTLAVSSTKSMTGHLLGAAGAIEAIAVAQALRDGILPPTINLTDPDPELDLDYIPEGAREQQVEYALSNSFAFGGQNAALLFKRA; this is translated from the coding sequence TTGAAACGGGTTGTTATCACGGGCCTCGGGCCGGTCACGCCGATCGGCGTGGGCGCGCAGGCCTACGCGCAGGCGCAACGCGCCGGAAAGAGCGGCATTGCCACCATCACGCACTTCGATCCGGCCGACACGGCCAGCAAGATCGCCGGGGAAGTCAACGACGACCTGTCGCCCTTCGTGGACCCCCGCGAGGCCCGCAAGCTCGACCGGTACGTGCAACTCGCGCTGGCCGCCGCCGCCCTGGCTGTGCAGGACAGCGGCCTGACCGAGGAACAGCTGCGCGGCGAGGGCACTGGCACCATCGTCGGCAGCGGCATCGGCGGCGTGAAAACCTTCGAGGATCAGGCCGGGGTGCTGCACTCGCGCGGCGCGGGGCGCATCAGCCCCATGTTCATTCCCATGATGATCGCCAACATGGCCACCGGGCACGTCGCCATGCGCTACGGCGCGACCGGCCCCAGCAGCACCGTCGTGACCGCCTGCGCCACCGGCACCGGCGCCATCGGTGACGCCGCCCGGTACATCCAGCTGGGCCTCGCGGACACCATGATCGCCGGGGGCAGCGAGGCCGCCATCACGCCCATCGCCATCGGCGGCTTCTCGAACATGAAAGCCCTGTCCACCCGCAACGACGAACCCCAGCAGGCCAGCCGCCCGTTCAGCGCCACCCGCGACGGCTTCGTGCTGGGCGAGGGCGCGGGCGTCGTGATCCTCGAAGAGTACGAGAAGGCCGTGGCGCGCGGCGCGACCATCTACGCCGAGATCGTCGGGTACGGTACCAGCGCCGACGCGCACCACATCACCACGCCCGCCCCCGAGGGCCGCGGCGCGCAGGTCGCCATGCGCATGGCCCTGCGCACCGCCGGCGTGAACCCCGAACAGGTCGGGTACATCAACGCGCACGGCACCAGCACGCACTTCAACGACCTGCACGAAACGCAGGGCATCAAGCACGTGTTCGGCAAGCACGCCCACACCCTGGCCGTCAGTTCCACCAAGAGCATGACCGGGCACCTGCTCGGCGCGGCCGGCGCCATCGAGGCCATTGCCGTCGCACAGGCGCTGCGGGACGGCATCCTGCCGCCCACCATCAACCTGACCGACCCTGACCCGGAACTCGACCTCGACTACATCCCCGAAGGCGCGCGCGAGCAGCAGGTCGAGTACGCCCTGAGCAACTCCTTCGCGTTCGGCGGCCAGAACGCCGCGCTACTGTTCAAACGCGCCTGA
- the ppk1 gene encoding polyphosphate kinase 1 translates to MTVSPSKSKRSDPSSPAATVSRKRRAPQPAGVGETVTHSTVANPDSPFLNRELSWLAFNERVLAEARDQRNPLLERLKYTAICGSNLDEFFMVRVAGIHRQIAAGVNTPGPDGLQPLETLALVRERTQVMLREIERATRRTLKDLHVQGVKLTRVHELGKRARAQLREHYLTEIQPVLTPLVVDPSHPFPYLSNLSLNLAVLLEARNDEEPEFARVKVPVGVLPRTVVIGEALLLLEDVIAAHIAELFKGRQVLAAHAFRVTRNTDYEFEEEEAEDLLATIEDGLRRRRFGAAVRMEVMRDTPPEIVNFLQVRLRLAPEDIYQLEGPLGTADLMGLPVNRPDLSYPAYAPAVPDLDGDEDSGIFETLRGGDVILHHPYDGFTNILDFLEEASRDPQVLAIKQTLYRTGDDPRLLGALRTAAENGKQVVALIELKARFDEQRNISWARKLERAGAHVVYGVPGLKTHAKVAMVVRREAGGLRRYVHIGTGNYNAKTARLYTDLSLLSAHPDLGADVAELFNHLTGYAAAEYTHLLVAPDTARPGLEALLEREAMHARAGLDAWVRVKVNQLTDPGMIDALYRAAEAGVRVEMIIRGVCCLRPGVNGLSASIRVRSLLGRYLEHARVFAFGNAGSPEVYFGSADWMSRNLDRRVEVIAPVLDDRHRETFLSILDTEWADTRGSWELSATGEYQKLPGDFSAQQVFAAARHPA, encoded by the coding sequence ATGACTGTGTCCCCCAGTAAATCCAAGCGTTCCGATCCGTCCTCACCGGCTGCTACGGTTTCCCGTAAACGTCGCGCGCCGCAGCCTGCCGGAGTGGGTGAGACGGTCACGCACAGCACGGTCGCGAACCCCGACAGTCCTTTCCTGAACCGCGAGTTGTCGTGGCTGGCGTTCAACGAGCGGGTGCTGGCCGAGGCGCGTGATCAACGCAACCCGCTGCTGGAGCGCCTGAAGTACACGGCCATCTGCGGCAGTAACCTCGACGAGTTCTTCATGGTGCGCGTGGCCGGCATTCACCGGCAGATCGCGGCGGGCGTGAACACCCCCGGCCCGGACGGGTTGCAGCCGCTGGAGACGCTGGCGCTGGTGCGTGAGCGGACGCAGGTGATGCTGCGGGAGATCGAGCGGGCCACGCGCCGCACCCTGAAGGACCTGCACGTGCAGGGCGTGAAGCTCACGCGGGTGCATGAACTGGGCAAGCGGGCGCGCGCGCAACTGCGCGAGCATTACCTCACGGAGATTCAGCCGGTGCTGACGCCGCTGGTCGTGGACCCCAGCCATCCGTTCCCGTACCTCAGTAACCTCAGCCTGAACCTGGCGGTACTGCTGGAAGCCCGCAACGACGAGGAGCCGGAATTCGCGCGCGTGAAAGTCCCGGTGGGCGTGCTGCCGCGCACCGTGGTGATCGGCGAGGCGCTGCTGCTGCTGGAGGACGTGATTGCGGCGCACATCGCCGAGCTGTTCAAGGGGCGGCAGGTGCTGGCCGCGCACGCCTTCCGCGTGACCCGCAACACCGATTACGAATTCGAGGAGGAAGAAGCCGAGGACCTGCTGGCCACCATCGAGGACGGCCTGCGGCGGCGCCGGTTCGGGGCGGCGGTCCGGATGGAGGTCATGCGGGACACCCCGCCGGAGATCGTAAACTTCCTTCAGGTGCGGCTGCGACTGGCCCCCGAGGACATCTACCAGCTGGAAGGGCCGCTGGGCACCGCCGACCTGATGGGTCTGCCCGTGAACCGCCCGGACCTGTCGTACCCGGCTTACGCGCCGGCCGTGCCGGACCTGGACGGTGACGAGGACAGCGGTATCTTCGAGACGCTGCGCGGCGGCGACGTGATCCTGCACCACCCGTACGACGGATTCACGAACATCCTGGATTTCCTGGAGGAAGCCAGCCGTGATCCGCAGGTGCTGGCGATCAAGCAGACGCTGTACCGCACCGGTGACGACCCACGCCTGCTCGGGGCACTGAGGACCGCCGCCGAGAACGGCAAGCAGGTCGTGGCGCTGATCGAACTGAAGGCCCGCTTCGACGAGCAGCGCAACATCTCCTGGGCACGGAAACTGGAGCGGGCGGGAGCGCACGTGGTGTACGGCGTGCCGGGCCTGAAGACGCACGCGAAGGTGGCGATGGTCGTGCGGCGCGAGGCGGGCGGCCTGCGCCGCTACGTGCACATCGGCACCGGGAACTACAACGCCAAGACCGCGCGTCTGTACACGGACCTGAGCCTTCTCTCCGCGCATCCGGACCTGGGCGCCGACGTGGCCGAACTGTTCAACCACCTGACCGGGTACGCCGCCGCCGAGTACACGCACCTGCTGGTCGCCCCCGACACCGCCCGCCCGGGCCTGGAGGCGCTGCTGGAACGCGAGGCCATGCACGCCCGCGCCGGACTGGACGCCTGGGTGCGCGTGAAGGTCAATCAGCTGACCGACCCCGGCATGATCGACGCGCTGTACCGCGCCGCTGAGGCGGGCGTGCGGGTCGAGATGATCATTCGCGGCGTGTGCTGCCTGCGCCCCGGCGTGAACGGCCTGTCCGCCAGTATCCGCGTGCGCAGCCTGCTGGGCCGTTACCTGGAGCACGCGCGGGTCTTCGCGTTCGGGAACGCCGGGAGCCCCGAGGTGTACTTCGGCAGCGCCGACTGGATGAGCCGCAACCTGGACCGCCGCGTCGAGGTGATCGCGCCCGTCCTGGACGACCGCCACCGCGAGACCTTCCTGAGCATCCTGGATACCGAGTGGGCCGATACGCGCGGCTCCTGGGAACTGAGCGCCACAGGTGAGTACCAGAAACTGCCGGGCGACTTCAGTGCCCAGCAGGTCTTCGCGGCGGCCCGTCACCCCGCCTGA
- a CDS encoding 30S ribosomal protein S1, protein MEDNTQTPAQQGGTQPATGTTQTSVPTPVEEREYPAMTMEDILASEAQEPQSVTRGDIVDGTIVFIGQEGIAVDIGAKVEGIIPLNQLGDEPVTLEQAQEMYKSGEQIEAYVVRVDLPNSQIVLSKKRADQDKGWRVLEKMQEADEAFEVEVLEKVRGGLVAQVEGIRAFLPASQVDTRRVNDLDPYVAKPLMVKLIELNRKRNRVIISHRAILEAQKAKAREETVGQLEAGAQFEGEVVEITDFGVFVNLGGIDGLVHRSELTYGRFNHPRDVVKVGDKVQVQVMDVDGGRERINLSMKALTQDPWEGATDRYSIGQKVTGKVTNLTNFGAFIELESGLEGLVHVSEMSWTKRVRHPNEVMKEGDEVEAVILRIDPKDRRISLGIRQTTDDPWSALPDRYPPGTPVKGKITGMTDFGVFMEIEEGIEGLIHISELDVQRVNNPADLFKKGDEIEAVILNIDPVEQRASLSRRRFLGGGPVPTQRDYVSQGGGARSDRYSSGQGGAPRAGGRGGRRGDADYAYNAKDASQGGKISTKLGDVYADLFAQFGLGGDKKEEVQADAGTDTSTEENQS, encoded by the coding sequence ATGGAAGACAACACCCAGACCCCCGCCCAGCAAGGCGGGACTCAGCCCGCGACGGGCACCACCCAGACCAGCGTTCCCACCCCCGTGGAGGAACGCGAATACCCCGCCATGACCATGGAGGACATCCTCGCCAGTGAGGCGCAGGAACCCCAGAGCGTCACGCGTGGGGACATCGTGGACGGCACCATCGTGTTCATCGGCCAGGAAGGCATTGCCGTGGACATCGGCGCGAAGGTCGAGGGCATCATCCCCCTCAACCAGCTCGGCGACGAGCCCGTCACGCTGGAACAGGCCCAGGAGATGTACAAGTCCGGTGAGCAGATCGAGGCGTACGTCGTGCGCGTCGACCTGCCCAACAGCCAGATCGTGCTGAGCAAGAAGCGCGCCGATCAGGACAAGGGCTGGCGCGTCCTGGAGAAGATGCAGGAGGCCGACGAAGCCTTCGAAGTCGAGGTGCTCGAGAAGGTGCGCGGCGGTCTGGTCGCGCAGGTCGAAGGCATCCGCGCCTTCCTCCCCGCGTCCCAGGTCGACACGCGCCGCGTGAACGACCTCGACCCCTACGTCGCCAAGCCCCTGATGGTCAAGCTCATCGAGCTCAACCGCAAACGCAACCGCGTGATCATCAGCCACCGCGCCATCCTCGAAGCCCAGAAAGCCAAGGCCCGCGAAGAAACCGTCGGCCAGCTCGAAGCCGGCGCGCAGTTCGAGGGTGAAGTCGTGGAAATCACCGACTTCGGCGTGTTCGTGAACCTGGGCGGCATCGACGGCCTCGTTCACCGCAGCGAACTCACCTACGGCCGCTTCAACCACCCCCGCGACGTGGTCAAGGTGGGCGACAAGGTGCAGGTGCAGGTCATGGACGTCGACGGCGGCCGCGAGCGCATCAACCTGAGCATGAAAGCCCTCACCCAGGACCCCTGGGAAGGTGCCACCGACCGCTACAGCATCGGCCAGAAGGTCACCGGTAAGGTCACGAACCTCACCAACTTCGGCGCCTTCATCGAACTGGAATCCGGCCTGGAAGGCCTGGTTCACGTCAGCGAGATGAGCTGGACCAAGCGCGTGCGTCACCCCAACGAAGTCATGAAGGAAGGCGACGAGGTCGAGGCCGTTATCCTGCGCATCGACCCGAAGGACCGCCGCATCTCCCTCGGTATTCGTCAGACCACCGACGATCCCTGGAGCGCCCTGCCTGACCGCTACCCGCCCGGCACCCCCGTGAAGGGCAAGATCACCGGCATGACCGACTTCGGCGTGTTCATGGAGATCGAGGAAGGCATCGAGGGCCTGATCCACATCAGCGAACTCGACGTGCAGCGCGTCAACAACCCCGCCGACCTGTTCAAGAAGGGTGACGAGATCGAAGCCGTCATCCTGAACATCGACCCCGTCGAGCAGCGCGCCAGCCTCAGCCGTCGCCGCTTCCTGGGCGGCGGCCCGGTCCCCACCCAGCGTGACTACGTCAGCCAGGGTGGCGGCGCCCGCAGCGACCGCTACAGCAGCGGTCAGGGCGGCGCTCCCCGCGCCGGTGGCCGTGGCGGCCGCCGCGGCGACGCGGACTACGCCTACAACGCCAAGGACGCCAGCCAGGGTGGCAAGATCAGCACCAAGCTCGGCGACGTCTACGCGGACCTGTTCGCGCAGTTCGGCCTGGGCGGCGACAAGAAGGAAGAAGTGCAGGCTGACGCCGGCACCGACACCAGCACCGAAGAAAACCAGAGCTGA